The Streptomyces sp. NBC_00440 genome contains a region encoding:
- a CDS encoding CaiB/BaiF CoA transferase family protein: MSTDLAAVPPVVPAGPLAGIRVIELGGIGPGPFCGMILADLGAEVIRVDRPGAQRSASDRVLHRGRVSVAVDLKAPDGADVALRLADTADALIEGFRPGVAERLGLGPETCLARNPGLVYGRMTGWGQDGPLAQAPGHDINYIAVAGALGAIGPADGDPVVPLNLVGDMGGGGMLLALGITTALLSARTTGKGQVVDAAMTDGTALQLALVHGLMAAGRWTDRRESNLFDGGAPFYRAYRTSDGGHMAVGCVESRFYATTLRVLGLAEDPLFAGQLDRAAWPRMAERMAEVFATRSRDEWTAAFTGQDACVTPVLSLAEAATHPHNAERGTYTTSADGAVQPGTAPRFLGTPAAAPRPAPLIGSGTREVLGAAGLDEQVMDALAERGVIA, encoded by the coding sequence ATGAGCACTGACCTTGCCGCCGTCCCACCCGTCGTCCCGGCCGGACCACTCGCCGGGATCCGCGTCATCGAGCTGGGCGGCATCGGACCGGGCCCGTTCTGCGGCATGATCCTCGCGGACCTCGGCGCCGAGGTGATCCGCGTCGACCGGCCGGGAGCACAGCGATCAGCGTCGGACAGAGTGCTCCACCGGGGCCGTGTCTCGGTCGCCGTCGACCTCAAGGCCCCGGACGGAGCGGATGTCGCGCTGCGTCTGGCCGACACCGCCGACGCTCTCATCGAGGGCTTCCGGCCCGGCGTCGCCGAACGCCTGGGCCTGGGCCCCGAGACCTGCCTGGCGCGCAACCCCGGACTTGTCTACGGAAGGATGACCGGATGGGGCCAGGACGGACCGCTCGCGCAGGCCCCGGGCCATGACATCAACTACATCGCTGTCGCCGGCGCCCTCGGCGCGATCGGTCCCGCTGACGGCGACCCCGTCGTCCCGCTCAACCTCGTGGGCGACATGGGTGGCGGCGGCATGCTGCTCGCCCTGGGCATCACCACCGCACTGCTCAGCGCCAGGACCACCGGCAAGGGACAGGTGGTGGACGCGGCCATGACCGACGGCACCGCGCTCCAACTCGCCCTGGTCCACGGGCTGATGGCCGCGGGCCGCTGGACCGACCGCCGCGAGTCCAACCTCTTCGACGGCGGCGCGCCCTTCTACCGCGCCTACCGCACATCGGACGGAGGGCACATGGCGGTCGGCTGCGTGGAATCGCGGTTCTACGCGACGACCCTGCGCGTGCTCGGCCTGGCGGAAGATCCCCTGTTCGCCGGGCAGCTGGACAGAGCGGCCTGGCCGCGCATGGCCGAACGGATGGCGGAGGTCTTCGCGACCCGCAGCCGGGACGAGTGGACGGCCGCCTTCACCGGACAGGACGCGTGCGTCACCCCGGTCCTCAGCCTCGCCGAAGCCGCCACCCACCCGCACAACGCCGAGCGCGGTACCTACACGACCAGCGCCGACGGCGCCGTCCAGCCGGGCACCGCACCCCGCTTCCTGGGCACCCCGGCCGCCGCCCCCCGGCCCGCACCGCTCATCGGCAGCGGTACCCGTGAGGTGCTGGGAGCTGCGGGCCTGGACGAGCAGGTGATGGACGCGCTGGCCGAACGCGGGGTCATCGCCTGA
- a CDS encoding acyl-CoA dehydrogenase family protein produces the protein MKRTIYTKEHDAFRTMIRSFIAKEVSPHFEEWEADRRTPRELFRKLGALGVMGFGIPEEHGGPGETSYKYQAIISEETARASVHLGHYSVSTSIVLPYLLRIASDEQKKRWLPGVATGDITLCIAMTEPGTGSDLAGIRTTAKLSDDGSHYVLNGAKTFISGALNSELCVVVARTSAPDPSDRRTGLSLLVVPTDSEGFAYGRRLEKIGQHSADVSELSFTDVRVPVENLLGEQDKGFSYLGQNLPRERLSIGVGGVASAAAAVDYAREYVQQRQVFGKPVASFQNTKFVLAECSTEVEAAQAMADKGIELDDTGELTAADAARIKLFCTEVAGRVIDKCLQLHGGYGYMVEYPIARLYADTRVSRIYGGTNEVMKTIIAKDLGL, from the coding sequence ATGAAACGCACCATCTACACCAAAGAACACGATGCCTTCCGGACGATGATCCGGAGCTTCATCGCCAAGGAGGTGAGCCCGCACTTCGAGGAGTGGGAGGCGGACCGCCGCACCCCGCGGGAACTGTTCCGCAAGCTCGGCGCCCTGGGCGTGATGGGCTTCGGGATTCCCGAGGAGCACGGCGGCCCGGGCGAAACCAGCTACAAGTACCAGGCGATCATCTCCGAGGAGACCGCACGCGCGAGTGTCCACCTCGGGCACTACTCGGTATCCACCAGCATCGTCCTGCCGTACCTGCTGCGTATTGCGAGCGACGAGCAGAAGAAGCGCTGGCTGCCCGGCGTCGCCACTGGCGACATCACCCTGTGCATCGCCATGACCGAGCCGGGTACCGGCTCCGATCTCGCAGGCATCCGCACCACCGCCAAGCTCTCCGATGACGGCAGCCACTACGTCCTCAACGGCGCCAAGACCTTCATCTCCGGCGCGCTCAACTCCGAACTGTGCGTCGTCGTCGCCCGTACCTCGGCCCCGGATCCATCGGACCGCCGCACCGGGCTGAGTCTGCTGGTCGTCCCCACCGACAGCGAGGGTTTCGCATACGGGCGCCGGCTGGAGAAGATCGGCCAGCACTCGGCCGACGTCTCCGAGCTGTCCTTCACCGATGTGAGGGTTCCCGTGGAGAACCTGCTCGGCGAACAGGACAAGGGCTTCTCCTACCTCGGTCAGAACCTGCCGCGTGAGCGGCTCTCCATCGGGGTCGGCGGCGTCGCCTCCGCGGCGGCCGCGGTCGACTACGCCAGGGAATACGTCCAGCAGCGACAGGTGTTCGGCAAGCCCGTGGCCTCCTTCCAGAACACCAAATTCGTGCTCGCCGAGTGCTCCACCGAGGTGGAGGCCGCCCAGGCCATGGCCGACAAGGGCATCGAGCTCGACGACACCGGTGAGCTGACCGCGGCCGACGCCGCCCGTATCAAGCTGTTCTGCACCGAGGTCGCGGGCCGTGTGATCGACAAGTGCCTCCAGCTGCACGGCGGTTACGGCTACATGGTGGAGTACCCGATCGCCCGCCTGTACGCGGACACCCGGGTCTCGCGGATCTACGGCGGCACCAACGAGGTCATGAAAACCATCATCGCCAAGGACCTCGGCCTGTAA
- a CDS encoding long-chain-fatty-acid--CoA ligase — MFLTQSLHRALQQTPDLPMTICGGRVRTVREVADRVARLAGGLRSLGVAKGDRVAILALNSDRHHETFLATWWAGAVVNPVNIRWSPREIAYSLRDSGSEVLLVDAAFTRLVPQLRELCPRLRTVVHCGDGPAPDTTHCYEDLIASSAPAADLRADGDSLAALLYTGGTTGFPKGVMIGARGLLTSAYGAQMVNRVAQAGGVTLVSAPMFHIAAVAGWLAQNLLGGTLVFLPAFEPAAVLEAVQRHRVTSMGLVPTMLQQVVEHPDVGRYDLDSVRSVGYGASPISTAVLEQAMKAFPHSGFVQGYGMTESAMITVLGREEHAAGGPRLRSAGRATPHCEVRIAGPDGEELPRGETGEVLMRGDSVMLGYWNKPEETAEALRGGWLHTGDAARMDEDGYVYVVDRLKDVIVTGGENVYSGEVEKALATHPAVASCAVIGVPDPRWGERVHAVIVLKPGASATAGEIRTHAKTLIAGYKAPGTVEFTDALPLSAAGKVLKRRLRDTSSESAESADRS; from the coding sequence GTGTTCCTCACGCAGTCGCTGCACCGTGCGCTCCAACAGACCCCCGACCTGCCCATGACGATCTGCGGAGGTCGTGTCCGTACCGTCCGCGAGGTCGCCGACCGCGTGGCCAGGCTCGCAGGCGGGCTGCGGAGCCTCGGCGTGGCCAAGGGCGACCGGGTCGCGATCCTCGCTCTGAACTCCGACCGCCACCACGAGACGTTTCTCGCCACATGGTGGGCGGGAGCCGTGGTCAATCCGGTCAACATCCGCTGGAGCCCGCGGGAGATCGCGTACTCGCTGCGCGACTCCGGTTCGGAGGTCCTTCTCGTCGACGCCGCCTTCACCCGGCTCGTCCCCCAGCTGCGCGAGCTGTGCCCGCGACTGCGCACCGTGGTGCACTGCGGCGACGGACCCGCTCCGGACACGACGCACTGTTACGAGGACCTGATCGCCTCATCGGCCCCCGCAGCGGATCTGCGCGCCGACGGCGACAGCCTGGCCGCACTGCTGTACACCGGCGGCACCACAGGGTTCCCCAAAGGCGTCATGATCGGTGCGCGGGGGCTGCTGACGTCCGCCTACGGTGCCCAGATGGTCAACCGCGTCGCGCAAGCCGGCGGCGTCACCCTCGTCTCGGCGCCGATGTTCCATATCGCCGCCGTCGCCGGCTGGCTCGCGCAGAACCTCCTGGGCGGCACCCTCGTGTTCCTGCCCGCCTTCGAACCGGCCGCGGTGCTGGAGGCCGTGCAGCGGCACCGGGTGACCAGTATGGGCCTGGTGCCCACCATGCTCCAGCAGGTGGTCGAGCACCCCGACGTCGGCCGGTACGACCTGGACAGCGTCCGGTCCGTCGGCTACGGAGCTTCGCCCATCTCCACGGCCGTACTGGAGCAGGCGATGAAGGCCTTCCCGCACAGCGGTTTCGTGCAGGGCTACGGGATGACCGAGAGCGCCATGATCACTGTGCTGGGCAGGGAAGAACATGCCGCCGGCGGCCCCCGGCTGCGCTCGGCGGGCCGCGCGACACCGCACTGCGAGGTCCGGATCGCCGGCCCCGACGGCGAGGAACTGCCCCGGGGCGAGACCGGCGAGGTCCTGATGCGCGGTGACAGCGTGATGCTCGGGTACTGGAACAAGCCCGAAGAAACGGCGGAAGCGCTGCGCGGCGGTTGGCTGCACACCGGCGATGCCGCCCGCATGGACGAGGACGGTTACGTCTACGTCGTCGACCGGCTCAAGGACGTGATCGTGACGGGCGGTGAGAACGTCTACTCCGGCGAGGTGGAGAAGGCACTCGCCACTCACCCCGCCGTCGCCTCCTGCGCCGTCATAGGCGTCCCGGACCCTCGGTGGGGCGAGCGGGTGCACGCCGTGATCGTCCTCAAGCCCGGCGCGAGCGCGACGGCCGGGGAGATCCGCACGCACGCCAAGACGCTGATCGCCGGCTACAAAGCCCCCGGAACCGTCGAGTTCACGGACGCCCTGCCCCTGTCGGCCGCCGGCAAGGTCCTCAAGCGCCGGCTGCGCGACACGTCGTCAGAATCCGCCGAATCCGCCGACCGGAGCTGA